The sequence below is a genomic window from Mycobacterium heidelbergense.
GATCGCGTGCCGCGCTGGCTGCGGATCGCGAGCGGGGTTGCGGCCGTCGCGGTCTTCGCGGCGGCGATCGTGGTCGTCGACAACCGGCGCGGCGTCGCGGCATTTGTCGCGATGGCGGCGGCGTTCTCCGCCGAGATCGCGCTCGGCTTCGCGCTCACCGTGCCACTCGTCAAGGCCACGGCCGCGACGGCCCGGATGTTCGGCTCCGTCGGGGCGCTCGCGGCGGCCACCATCGAGCGTGCGCCGCGAAGGGTCTGGGCGACGGTGATGACGGTGCTCATCGCGGTGGTCACGACCGTCGCGATCACCGGCACCAACGCCGACATGATCCGGTCGGCGACGGCCATCTTCTCCCCGGTCGCCGACGTTCCCGTGTGGGTGAGCGCCGATCCCCCCGACAGCTACCCCACCGACGCTCTGCCGCAGGGCCTTTCCGAGAGGGTGGCCGCGGTGCCCGGAGTCGGGCGTGTCACCGAGGGCGCGTTCGGGTTCGCCGAGGTCGGGGGCACCCGCGTCATGCTCGACGGGTTTTCCTCCGGAACCGCCGATCCGCTCTACCGCGCGCTCGACGAACACGTTCGCGACCAGGTGCTCGACGGTCGGGGCGTGGTGCTCTCGCAGAATCTGGGCAGGACGCTGCACGTTCGGGTGGGCGATCGGCTGCGGATGCAAACGCCGCACGGCACGCGGCAGCCGACCGTGCTGGCCCTGGTGCCGTACTTCTCGACGGTCATCGGGACGGTCGGGATGGCGCTCGGCCAATTGCGCTCCTGGTTCGACCGCCCGGTGGCGACCACGCTCGAGGTCGCCGCGGCCCCGGGCGTCGGCCGCGCCCGCCTGCTGGCCGACGTCCGCCGGGCGGTGCCCGCCCCGAACTACGCGTACGACGGCCGGGCAAAGCTGGCGGGCCTGGAGGCGCCGATGCGGCAGAGCATGTTCATCGCCAACGCGGTGTGGATCATCGTCGTGTTGGTGGCCGCGGTCGCGCTGCTCAACACGCTGACGCTGTCCGTGCTCGAACGGCGCCGCGAAATCGGTGTGCTACGCGCGATGGGGTCCAGCCGCCGGTTCACGTTGCGGATGGTGCTGGCCGAGGCGGCGGGCATCGGGGTGATCGGCGGCGCGTTGGGGCTGGCGTTCGGGCTGACGGACCAGTGGCTGTTCAGCCTCGTCAGCGGGGACCTGATGAATTTCCAGGTCGCCTTCCGGCCGAACTCCATGGCGTGGGCGTTCGCGGTCGGCGCGCTGGCGATCAGCCTGCTCGGCTCCGTGCCGCCCGCGCGGCGCGCGGCCCGGCTGAACATCATCGAAGCCGTGAGCGTCGAATAGCCAGAGCCATTCGCCGGACGTTGACCTCAGAAGCCGAGCGGAAGAAGCGCGGTAAACAGCGGGGCCAACGGATCCGTAACGGGAAGGGCGAGCGAACTATTCAAGAACGGCGCGACCGGGCTTTGGAACGTGAGTATCGTCTGCCCGGGCGCCCCCAGGCCCAGCGTGGGCTCGGCCCCGGACGTCACCATGGCCGTGAAAAGCGGGCTCGAGATGGTCGTCGCAACAAAATTATTGTCGTCGGGGTCGGCGAGCGCCGTGGTCGACAACAAGCTCCCGAAATTGGTGATCTGACGCATCAAGTCCGGATCGCCGGGTACCGGGTTGGTGACCGGGCTGAGGCCCAGCGCCGCGGCGAGCCGGCTCGCCAAACCGTACAGCGACTGCTGCCACTGCGGCAGCAGTCCGACGGCGGCCGAAGCCCCGGCGTGGTAGCCGGCCATCGCCACCACGTCCTGGGCCCACATCTGCTCATACTCGGACTCAACGGCCGCGATCGCCGGCGCGTTTTGGCCGAAGAGATTCGACATCACCAGCTGCACCAACCCATTTCGGTTGGCGGCCACCAGCAACGGATGCACCGTCGCCGCCTGCGCGGCCTCAAACGCGCCGGCGACCGCCCGAGCCTGCCCGGCCGCCCCCGTGGCCTGCGTCGCCGCCTCGCTTAACCACCCCGCGTAAGGGGCCGTCGCGGCCGCCATCGCCTCCGCGGCGGGACCCTGCCACGCCTGACCCGTGAGGCCCGATGTGATCGACGAGAACGACGACGCGGCGGACCCCAACTCGGAGGCCAGCCCGTCCCACGCCGCGGCCGCGGTCAACATCGGGGCCGAACCCGCACCGGAAAACATCCGCGCCGAATTGATCTCCGGCGCCAACACCGAGTAATTCATCACCACAGTCCATTCCGTCATGGCCCGCGACGATCATGGCGGCGGCGTCATCACCGACGGCGTGCCCCGTGTACCACTACACGAGATCCGCGCGCGGATGGTTCACCGCGAACCGAATCTCAGTTCGCGGTCGCGACGCCGTGCAGATGCGGTTTGCAGGGGAACGGCACGGGGGTTCGGATGCTGCGCAGCCCGGTGATATCGAAGCCGGCCGCGGCGATGGCGTCGGCGGTTCGGCGGTTCGGGTGGCAGCCGGCGGCAAACCAGGACCATGGCCTTGCGACGAGGTCCTGGAGCCGGCCCGTCGCGCCTTCGCCGCGGACATGCTCGAGGACCACCAACCTGCCCCGCGGCACCAGCACCCGCCGGATCTCGCCCAGCGTCGCGGCCACATCGTCGACCGAGCACAGCACCAGACCGATGTGGACCGAGTCGAAGCTGTTGTCCGGGAACGGGATCGACTCCCCCGTCCCCTCGACGATGTCGACGGCGACGCCATGGCGATCGGCGAGTCGGGCCGCCATCCGCCGGAATGCGGCCACGGGTTCCACGGCGGCGACCGAGGTCACCGCGGGCGGCACGAACTTCAGGTCGGTCCCCGGTCCGAGGCCGACCATCAGCAGCCGGCCGGTCGCGTGTGCGATCGCCGCTCGGCGATATCGGTGGTAGAAAAGCCGGTCGAAAATCGGCTGCCCGAACCGATATATATAAGGGAACAACGGGTTTTCGCGCGTTATGTGCTACCTAGATCCAGTTGGAACGACGGATATTCGTCACGCATCAAAGATACATACACCGCCACCCGATAACGCCATCGAACGAGGCCCATGAGCAGATCGAACATGCCCCGGTGGATCGTCCCGGTGCCCAACAACCACACCGCGGAGATGACGCAAAGCGCCTGCAGCAGCGGCTCCATCGCCCAGCACAGCAGTATCTGCGGCAGCCCGAGCAGCCACCACTTCACCAGCACGGCCCAGCGCGTGAGCCGCTCCGGGTAGTCGACCTCGAGATCGCCGGGATAGTCGGGCCGAGGCGCGAGCGTAAAGGGCGGGTACCTGTCGGTGCTGTTCATCGGGAACCGGTAGTTCATGACCCGCCACGACCAGCGCAGCACCCCGACGTTGAAGTCGAAGAGGGGGCGCGGGTAGCGCCCGGTGAACAGGATCGCGATGCCGGCAACGATCGTCAGCGGCGGATACACCAGGTAAAGAAGGATCAATATGGGGTAGTGCGGAACGGCCAGCACGCACCACTTGACCAGCCAGAGCCACCGTGAGGGCGCATCGACGCCGCCACGCACCCGCGCGGGATCGCCGGCATCGTGTGGTGCGGCCAGTTCGGCCGCGCTGGGCCGGCTCACCGGCGACTCGGCTCGATGGGGGTTGCGGTCCGGAGGCCACGATCGATCCGGGCCGACATCCGGCGGTGGCTGGTCCACCGCAGAAACGTGGTCAGCATCCAGGTGTGTGCTCGGTCCGGGATCAACGCCGCCGGTCGTAGCGCGGACTCACCGTGGGCCACTTGCAGCGACGCCACCCGGGACACGGCCGCGACCTGGCGCCGCCTGGTCCGCTCGTACCGGCGCAGCGCCCTGGAAAGGTCTCCGCCACGGCGGAGGTCCGCGAGCGCCTTGCGCAGCACCATCGTGTCGAGCAGCGCCTGGTTGGTTCCCTGCGCGAGGGTCGGCGGCATGGTGTGGGCGGCGTCGCCGAGCAGCGTCACCGCGCCGGGGGCCGACGCGCGGGGAATCGGATGCCGGAAATGCGGGTACGGTGAGCCCGCCAGGTGTTCGTCGGTCAGGTTCGCGAGCACGAGATCGACGGCCTCGGACCAGCCGCTGAAATTGGACCGGAGCGCGTCAATCGGGTGGCAGGGCCGCACGAAGTCGCGGGACCACGGCAAGTCGAACCACCACTGCACGTCCGAGCCGCCCGCCGGCCACACGCCGGTGTTTCCGCGCTCGCCGATGACGACCATTGCCACATGCTTGTCGGCGAGGCCGGGCAGGCTGACGAGGCCCTGCCAGCTGCACCAACCGGTCGGCTCGGCGGCGGGGGCGCCGACGACATCGCGAACGATCGAATGCAGACCGTCCGCGCCGATCACCACGTCGCCGTCGATCGAGCTGCCGTCCTCGAATCCGACCCGCGCGTCGGTGGGCGTCGTCAGGATCTTCACCGCGCGGGAGCTGCCTCGGATGCGGTCGGTGGGGAAGCCGTCCAGCAGCCGTTCCATCAGGACACTTCGGGGGACCATCCGAACGGGTGCCCCCAGCCGATTCACCATCGCGTTCACGTCCAAGGCCGCCAGCCGGCGCCCCCGAGACGTCGTCACCCGCACGCTGGAGACCAGCTGACCGGCCCCGTCCATGTCGACGCCCAACTGCCTCAGCACCGTCTCGCCGTGGGACCAGATGGTCACGGCGCCGCCGCCGGCGCGCGTGTCTCCACGCTGGTCGACGACCGTGACGTCATGACCGTCCCGCAGCAGTCCCCGGGCCACGGAGATGCCGCTCACCCCGGCGCCGATGACGAGCGCCCGAATGGGCGATGTGGCCGTCGGACGCTCAGAAACCTCGCTTCGGCCCGTCACCCTCTTGGATACGTAAGCCCGCCCCCACCGGTTCAACGGCGCCGACGTCCGACGCTCACCCCGACGCCGCCGGTGCGCCGATCATCGTGTGCAGGTCCCCGACCGCCCACGGCCCGGCGTCATGGTGATCGCGATACCCCAGCACGCGCGGCGCGCGCCGATCGAAGCGGCCGACGAATCCGCCCGCGGCAACGAATATTTGGCCGGTCACGTCGCGCGCCAGGTCGCTGACGAGATAGGCGTAGAGCGGGGCCACGAACGCGGCCGGAGCGCTGTCGAGTGACGCCCGCATGGTCATCTCGTCGAGCAACCCGCGGCGGTGGAGGTCCTCGATGTGCTTTTCGTACTCGACGTCGGTGGACAGTCGCGTCCGCGCGCCGGGGCACACCACGTTGGCCCGCACGCCGTGGGCCTTCAGTTCCGCCGCGATGGCCATCGTCAGCCCGTTGACGGCGCCTTTGCCCGCCGGGTACCCGGTGCCGCCGTAGTCGCCGAGAAAGGCCACGGAACCGGTGTTGACGATCGCGCCGTGCCCCTGTGAGGCCATGACGCGGGCCGCGACCCGGGACGTATGAAACGCCGTGCCGAGGTGCGCGCTTATCAGGCGGTCGAATTCCTCCGGCGAGATGGTCAGGATCGACGAACCCGCGGGCTCGGCGACGCCGGCGCAATTGATCAGCGCGTCCAACCGCCCGAACCTGGCGATGCATTCGTCGACGAGGGCGCCGGCTATGCGCTCGTCGTCCGCGGCCCCGATGACCGGGCTGGCTCGCCCTCCCGACGCCGTGATCGCCGCGACGGTCTCCTCAACGGCATCGGCGTCGCGCCCGTTGACGACCACGCCGGCGCCCAGGGTGCAGAGCAGTTCGGCGACGGCGCGTCCGATGCCGCGGCTGCCGCCGGACACCACCACGCCGCGCCCGGCCAGGAGGTTCTGGCCACTCATCGGCCCGGACACCGGAATGCGTTGTGCGCGCGGCATTCTCGACGGCCATAACGACCACTGCCGGACGGCGGGTTGGCGAACATGAGCCGAACAGTACCCAGGCGGACCGGAAATGAGAACCGCAGGCCAAAGCGTTTCGTGCCCGCGAGCGCCGGGCGACCGTCGCCGGAGCCGGTCTCGCCCGCCGCGGGGTGAGCGATCGCCGGTTCACGCGAGGGGGCGTATAGTCTCGAGTGAAGTCCGTTTCGGACATGTCGCCGTTTAGCTCAAAGCGGTCACTCAGCCGCACGGCTGCTGGGCTCGGCGTGGCTCGCCGATATCAGCCCAGTCACTCTTTCCTATCACTGCGTGCGCTGACACAGACTCGTCCGTGCGGATACGGGTGCAGCGGGACGACTGCGCACTGCCCGCGATGTCCCACTGCACACGACCGAAGGAAGTGTGCCAGCGATGCAAACCTGTTCGTACGCTTGCGTTTACCCGACGCGCCGGATCCGGAAGGCGCGCTTGAGCCCATGACCGATGTAGCGACGCCAGTCCGCCCGACTCGGCCGTCCCGCGCGCAATCGGACGATTCCTACGACGACGTTGTCGAGATGTTCGTAGCGTTGCGCCGGATGCCGGCCGAGTCCCACGAGTACGGCCGGCAACGTGAACGCATCGTGGCCAGATGCCTGCCCCTGGCCGACCATGTGGCCCGCCACTTCGCCCGGCGGGGCGAAGGCATCGACGACCTGACCCAGGTCGCCCGCCTGGGGTTGATGAACGCCGTCAACCGATTCGACCCCTCGAAGGGGCCCAGCTTCATCGGGTTCGCCGTTCCCACCATGATGGGCGAGGTCCGGCGCTATTTCCGCGACTACAGCTGGGGCATGCGTGTGCCGCGACGGTTGCGCGAGCTACACGTCCAGATCAGCAGGACCACCGGAGATCTGGCTCAGAAGCTGGGGCGCGCCCCCACGGCCGGCGAGCTATCCCAGGTGCTGGGGGTCCCGCGCGAGGAAATCGTGGAATGCCTGGTGGCGGGCGACGCCTATCGGCTCGACTCGCTGGACGCGCCCCTCGGCGCGGACGGTTCGGGCAAGCCCCGATTGGTGGCTGACGCGGTCGGCGACATCGATCCGCAAATCGAGCACATCACCAACCGCGAGGCGGTGCGCGTCCTGGTGGCCGAGCTTCCCCAGCGCGAACGTCAGGTTCTGCACATGCGGTTCTTCGAGTCGATGACCCAAAGCCAGATCGCCGAGCGAATCGGGGTCTCGCAGATGCAGGTCTCGCGCATCCTGGCCAACACCTTGCGCCGCCTGCGTGACCAGCTGGAGTAGCCGGTTCCTCGACCACCAGGGCCTTCGGCGGCGCGACGCGAGGTACTGTGCGATTCGGGAACGGGTCGACTGTGTTTCCGAAGGAGCCTGGAAGGAGCCCGGTGCGATGAGGATTTCTCGGACGGTTGTCGGGGGCATAGCCGCGGCGACGGCCCTGACGGCGTCGGTGGCAGGCTGCGGCGGCAAGCCGGCGTCTTCGCCATCATCGACGTCGAAGGCGGGATCGTCCACCTCGGCCACGAGCGGCCACAGCCCGGCGCCGACTTCCTCGGCGCCGGCGCAGCCGACCGACTACACCGGGCTGCTGATCCAGGCGACCGACATCAACGCGCCGATCGAGTTCACTGGCGGCCCGCCCGCCAGCAATCCGAACGGCCAACCCGGGGTCGCGACGACATTCAGCACCCAGGACGGCGGCCACGCGATCAAGGACACCATTCAGGTCTTCGCGGACCCCGCCGCCGCCACCAACGCGCTGAACGCGGCGAAAGGCGGGCAGGGCAACGCCGTCAAAAACCCGACGACGGATTCGGTCGACGTCGGTACCGGCGGAACCGCGCTGTCCGGCAACGCACCGGACAACTCCAAGGGCGTGACGATACTGATGTTCACCGAGGGCAAGGCCTTCGTCACGCTGGAATTCGACGGCCCGGTCGACACGCTGCCGCCGCAGGACTTCGTCAGCGACGTCGGCCAGAAACAAGACGCGGCCGTCAAGAAGGGGCTCGGCGGCTGAGCGGGGTCTCGGGTTGGCGGCGTTGCGCACCACCAGCCACACCGGCACCGTCGAACTTCTCCATGACTAATTCGCTAACGTGATAGCGCATACGACATCACATTTCAGACAGCATCATTGCCCCCCGGGGGTAACCAACGATGCGCCCGGTGTTGGTGTGGTCATTGTTGCGGTCGCGTCCTCAACGACCTCGGGAACGGGCGTTCGGCCGGTCAAGCCCGGCCCTGAATTGCGGTCGCGGCTCGCGACCGACGTCATGTGGTCGGCGTGAGAAGAAACAGCCGAAATTGGCGTCCCCCGGCGCGATCCTGGGCGATCTGATAGTTCGGCCAGTGCCGCAGGACAGTGGCCCATGCCCTTTCGCGTTCCTCGCCGGTCAGCAGCCGCACCTTCGCGGTGAAGCGATGGCCGCGTCTGCGAACGCTGACCCGTTCCGCCGCTTTGAGATTCGCCGACCACGACGGGTGTCGTTCGCGGCCCCAGTTGGAGCCGACCACCATCAGCCCGTCGTCGGTGGGCACGCACTGCACCGTGGCCGTGCGGGCCAGGCCCGTCTTGCGCCCCGACGTGGTGATCTGCACGTTGGGCAGGCCGGTCAGGTCCAGGACGCCGAAACGTCCACCGGTCACGAACCGCAGCAGGGCTTCGAGCAGCTCGGCGATCGGTCGCCCTCTGAGGACCAGCCAGCGGTATGCCGTCGGGTTTCGCGCCACCCGCTGCAGCGGATTCACGCGGTTACTCTATTCCGTGCCGGTTCCCTCGCAAACGTCGAGTGCGGCGGTGGAGCTGATGGTGACCAGATCCGCCACGCCGCGCGGCGAATCGGCGGCCGCGCCGATACCGCTGCTGGCGCCGCTCACCAGGGCCGCGGTGTCCGCCAGTACCCCCGTCATGTCCGGTCCCCGGTCGGCGATCCGGCGCCGAGGATCTCGCGCAGAACGTACTCGTTGTCCTCGCCCAAGTCCGGTGCGCCCCGCGCGATCCGCGCCGGGGAGCGCGCCAGCCGCCACGGCGGTCCCACAATCGGGCGCTGGCCTTCGCGGTGATCCGTGACGAAGCGGTACAGCTCGCGATCCCACAATCGTTGGTCGCCAATGACATCCATCGCGGTGGCGCTCTTATTTGCCGGCACGCCCGCCGCGCGCAGCCGCTGCGCCAGCCGCTCCGCATCGTGGCTTCGGGTGTGGCGCGCGAGGTCGGCGTCCAGCGCCTCGGCGTGACGGTGTCGGTCGGCCATCGTGGCGTACCGCGCGTCGCGGGCCAGCTCCCCGGCGCCGAGCACGTCGCACAGCCGGCGCCATTCGGCGTCGTCGGCCACGGCCACGGCGACCCACGTGCCGTCCGAGCAGGGGTAGCAGCCGTGCGGGCACATGTCGGGGTGGTTATTGCCGTCGGGCCCAAGGCGTTTCCCGGTCAGGCTTTGTTCGAGCAGGCTGTCCCCGATCATCGAGGACAGCGTCTCCACGGCCGACACGTCGACGAATTGGCCCGCGCCGCTGAATTCGCGATGCAGCAATGCCACCACGGCAGCGTACGCGGCGGCCGCGCCGACCGTGGAATCGCCGTAGCGCATGCTCGTGCCGAGCGGAGGGCCACCGGGGTAGCCGACCAGCGAAGCGAGCCCGGCCAGCGCGGCGAAGCATGGCGCGTAACCGGTTTGGTGACCGAGCGGTCCGTCGTTGCCCCACATCTTGATCGACACCGAAATGATGTCCGGCTTGATCGCCTTGAGCTGTTCGTACCCCAGGCCCTGCCGCTCCATCGCTCCCGGACGCAGGTTGTTGATGACGATGTCGCTGCGCGCGATCAGCTCCCGCAGCCGCGCCATGCCGTCGGCCGACTTGATGTCGAGGTCCACGCTCAGGATCTCGGGGTTGATGCTCAAAAAGTAAGGGGCGTGGTCGATGTCGGTGCCCCCGTAGGCGCGCATCTCCTCGGGGCTGGCGGCGGTTTCGACCTTGATCACCTCGGCGCCCAACAGCGCCAGCAGCTTGCCGGCGTACGGGCCGGCCCACACCTTGGTGAGTTCGACGACCCGTACCCCGGCCAGCGGCCCACCGCGGGGATCCCTGGCCGCCTTGAGTTGTGCCGACGTGACCGCCGGCGGTGGGTGCGGGGCGTCGAGCCGATCCAGGACCGGCCCGGTGTGCTGGCCGAGAGTCGGTGCAGCGGAGGTGATTTCGACGGGCGATGCGCCGAGCGCATACGGCACTGTCGGATAGGCCGCGTGACCCAGGACGGGGTGCCTTACGTCCTGGAAGAATCCGCGGTGGCGGTATTGCGGCGAGTGGTGCAGATCCGCGGCACCGTTGACCGGCACCAGCGGCACGCCCAGACGCTGGGCCGCGTCGGCCGCGGACTCCTTGGCCAAATCCCGCACCCAGGCCGCGAACCCTCGCCGAAACGCGGCGACCTTGTCCTCGGTGACGGAGAACTCCAGCCAGTCGTCGTCGAAGGCGTCCAGCCATGCCGGATGACCCAGGAGGGCCTTGACGCCCTGCCAGTGGGCCCGGCTGGTGATGTACAGGTAGACGAAGCCGTCGGCGCAGGGGAAGAACGCCGCCGGGCCCGCCTGGTCGTAATCGTGGCGGCCGCCCGCGGCCGGGACCTCGTCGGTGATGAATCGGCCCACGATGCAGTCGGCGCGGGAGACCAGCACGGCGTGCTGGGAGAGGTCGATGGCCTCGCCCTGCCCGGTGTGCAGGCGCCCGAACAGTGACGACGCGACACACAGCGCCGCGTCCAGTCCCGCCTCGTAGTCGGCCAGGAAGCGCCCCGGCCCGCGCAGCGGAGGCTTGCCGGGATCGGCATGGCTCGGGGTGTGATACCCCCAGCCGCTCGCGTGGAACACGTTGATGCTCTTCGCGTTTCCGAACTCGGCGGCCGCGCCCCGCCCATAGGGGGTGATCGAGCAGAACACCACGCCGGGGTGGCGTTCGGACCAGTCCGTGGCGCGGTCTTCGATGACCGCGTCCGCGGTGCCGATGAGCCCGTGCAGCCGCTCGACGTCGAGCACGACGGACTGCTTGTTGGTGTTGAGATAGGCGAACAGCCCGCTGCCGTCGGGACCGTCGGCGAGGATGGGCGCCATCGCCCGGGTGGGGCTGCCGCACCCCGGCGCCTCGACCTTGATCACCTCGGCGCCGAAGTCGGCCAACAGCTTTCCGCAGTACTCCCCCGCGACAGACCCGGCCAGCTCAACGACCCTGATGCCCATCAGTGCCGACATGGCCGGGTCAGGGCTTCTTGCGTCCCGAGCGGCTCAGGCGCCACTCGGGCGGGAAGTTCAAGTCGTTGTCCTTCACCACGTTGTTGAGGCCCTTGCTGAAAGTTCCCTCGGTGAGGTCGACGTCGTTCTCCCGGTCGTTGGCGATCATCGGCAGCATTCCCTCGACCATGCCGGTGAGCAGGCTCCCGAAGTACTCCCCCTTGTGCTGCTTGTACAACTCCAGGAAGGTCTTCTGCACGGCGACGGTGTCGGTCGGCCGGGAGCGGGAGCATGCCAGCGCGTACTTCAGCGTCTCGTCTTCCAGCTTGTCGCGCGGCACCACGCTGTTGACGAAGCCGCACTCGTACATCTCCTTCGCGCTGAACGGCCTTCCGGTGAACAACATTTCGGAGAATTTCCGCAGACCCATCGTCTCCGCCCACCACCACAGCCGCGGCCCCCAGCCCACGTAGCGGAAGGCCGGGTGCCCGAAAAGCGTGTCGTCGGAAGCGACCACCAGGTCGGCGTCGCCGGCCTGATAGAAGTGCCACCCGTAGCAGTAGCCCTTGGCCTCGATGATGCTGATCTTTCGAAGCTCTTGCAGGGGGCGGTTTCCCGCGCGCGCCTTGGCGTAGAAGTCGGTAACGGTGGACAGATAGCGATACGATCCGCCCGGTGGATACGTGACGTCGTCGTCGTTGATCGCCAGCTCGTGCAGCAGCGGCATGCCCGGGTTCTCGAGCATTCCACGCTGTTCGGGCAGGTCCCCGCCGCTGCCGAAGTCCTCCCCTTCGCCGCGGATCACCACGACCTTCACGTCGTCGTCGACGTTGCACTTGTGGATCAAATCGGCATAGTTCTGCCGCATCCCCAGCGTGGTGGAGTTCTGCGCCTCGGGACGATCGAACGTGATGTAGGCGATCCGGTTCTTCTTGTCCTTCTCGAACCTGATGTACTGCGCGGCTTCCTTTTTCATCTCTTCGTAGTCGTATTCAGGCATGAACCCTCTCCCACTCTTTCACCCGGTTGCGTAGCTGCCGGCGAATTGACCGAATTCGGCGCCGGCCGAGAACCATACGGTGACCGCGCTGGCAAGACCCGGAGGCGCGCGCGGTCAACCCGGGCCACCGGTCTCGGTCAGCCGGCCCTTGTCCGGGCTCTTCAGGATCCCGGTCGCGATGGCCGCCAGGATGGCGTCGAGCCGTTCGGGGCTGTCGATAATCCGATCGTCGTGGGTGAATCGCAGCAGCAGCCCGTTGATGAACGTCAGGGTCACGTTGCTGAGGTCCTCGACGACGGCCGGTTCCAGCTCGGCGCCGCGCGGCATCAACCGCACCAGGATTTCGCGGTGCAGCTTGGTGAATCCCTCCATCGCCTGCTGCAGAATCGCGGCCAGCGCCGGGTCGCGGGTGGCCTGCATCGTCAGCTCGTATCTGGCCTTCGTCCGGGACAGCTGCGGCTCGCCACCGGCCTGGATCACCACCTGCGACAGCCGCGACGGCGTGGGGCCTTCGCCATCACCGCCGGAGCCATCGGCGACCGATTGCAGGCTCGCCAGGTCGAGCTCGGCCAGCCGCTCGGCCGCGGCGCGCAACAGCGCCGAGCGGGTCCGGAAGTAGAACGAGGTCGTTCCGTCCGGCACGCCGGCCTTGCGGTCGACCTTAAGGTGACTCAACCCCTTCGCCCCGTCG
It includes:
- a CDS encoding CaiB/BaiF CoA transferase family protein; this translates as MSALMGIRVVELAGSVAGEYCGKLLADFGAEVIKVEAPGCGSPTRAMAPILADGPDGSGLFAYLNTNKQSVVLDVERLHGLIGTADAVIEDRATDWSERHPGVVFCSITPYGRGAAAEFGNAKSINVFHASGWGYHTPSHADPGKPPLRGPGRFLADYEAGLDAALCVASSLFGRLHTGQGEAIDLSQHAVLVSRADCIVGRFITDEVPAAGGRHDYDQAGPAAFFPCADGFVYLYITSRAHWQGVKALLGHPAWLDAFDDDWLEFSVTEDKVAAFRRGFAAWVRDLAKESAADAAQRLGVPLVPVNGAADLHHSPQYRHRGFFQDVRHPVLGHAAYPTVPYALGASPVEITSAAPTLGQHTGPVLDRLDAPHPPPAVTSAQLKAARDPRGGPLAGVRVVELTKVWAGPYAGKLLALLGAEVIKVETAASPEEMRAYGGTDIDHAPYFLSINPEILSVDLDIKSADGMARLRELIARSDIVINNLRPGAMERQGLGYEQLKAIKPDIISVSIKMWGNDGPLGHQTGYAPCFAALAGLASLVGYPGGPPLGTSMRYGDSTVGAAAAYAAVVALLHREFSGAGQFVDVSAVETLSSMIGDSLLEQSLTGKRLGPDGNNHPDMCPHGCYPCSDGTWVAVAVADDAEWRRLCDVLGAGELARDARYATMADRHRHAEALDADLARHTRSHDAERLAQRLRAAGVPANKSATAMDVIGDQRLWDRELYRFVTDHREGQRPIVGPPWRLARSPARIARGAPDLGEDNEYVLREILGAGSPTGDRT
- a CDS encoding enoyl-CoA hydratase/isomerase family protein, translated to MPEYDYEEMKKEAAQYIRFEKDKKNRIAYITFDRPEAQNSTTLGMRQNYADLIHKCNVDDDVKVVVIRGEGEDFGSGGDLPEQRGMLENPGMPLLHELAINDDDVTYPPGGSYRYLSTVTDFYAKARAGNRPLQELRKISIIEAKGYCYGWHFYQAGDADLVVASDDTLFGHPAFRYVGWGPRLWWWAETMGLRKFSEMLFTGRPFSAKEMYECGFVNSVVPRDKLEDETLKYALACSRSRPTDTVAVQKTFLELYKQHKGEYFGSLLTGMVEGMLPMIANDRENDVDLTEGTFSKGLNNVVKDNDLNFPPEWRLSRSGRKKP
- a CDS encoding TetR/AcrR family transcriptional regulator codes for the protein MDKRRKPNPTERRRDLCDAAIQLLADDGAKGLSHLKVDRKAGVPDGTTSFYFRTRSALLRAAAERLAELDLASLQSVADGSGGDGEGPTPSRLSQVVIQAGGEPQLSRTKARYELTMQATRDPALAAILQQAMEGFTKLHREILVRLMPRGAELEPAVVEDLSNVTLTFINGLLLRFTHDDRIIDSPERLDAILAAIATGILKSPDKGRLTETGGPG